GAGCTCGCCGAGATCGAGCAGCAACGGCTCGCCGACGAAGCCGCGAAGCGCGGAGGTGCAGCGGCAGGAGCAGGCGCGACTGGCGCTAAAGGCGCAGCTGGCGCCGCCAGTGGAGGCGCGCCAGCGGATAATGCAGCGCTTACTGGCGGAAGCTATGAAGCGAGCAAGCAGGCGAAGCGCGAGGAGCGCAGCCGTCAGCGCAAGCTCGAGCAGCTCGAGCAGCAGATTGCCGAGCTCGAGGACGAGATCGCCACGCTTGAGCAGGAGCTCGCGCTGCCTGAGGTGTACAACGACTACGTTCTCGTGCAGGAGAAGAATGAGCAGGTCGAGGCGAAGCGTTCGGCGCTTGCCGATTGCTACGAGCAGTGGGAGCAGCTAGCGGAATAAAGAGGCTAAGTGATTCAAGGAGGAGGCGGCTGCTATGCCTAAGTTTGTGATCGCAGGAGCCGGAATAGGCGGACTCGCCGCCGCCCTCGCGCTTCAGCAGCGCGGCTGGGAGGCCGTCGTCTACGAGCAGCAGCCCGAGCGCCGTGAAGCCGGAGCCGGCATCGTTCTAGCCGCCAATGCAATGAAGGCGCTAGAGGCGCTCGGAGCAGCCGAGGCTGTTCGGCGCGTCGGCTCCCCCGTGAAGCAAGGTATGATCCTCACCCCGAGCGGCAGAAGCATTACGCAGCTGCCGGTCGAGGCGCAAGCACTTCGATTCGGCTCCGAGAGCTGGATGATTCACCGCGCGCGTCTGCATGCGGCGCTTCATTCGCTGCTAATTCCAGGTACGGTTCAATACGGTAAGCGGCTGACGCGATTCCTGCAGACACCCGGCCGCGTCACTCTATATATAGAAGGAAGAGAACAGCCGATCATAGCTGACGCACTGATCGGCGCGGACGGCATTCATTCGCTCGTTCGCGAGACGCTGTTCGGCAGCTCACCGCTGCGGTATGCCGGATTCACCGCGCTGCGCGGCATATGCACGTACCCCGCAGCACGTCGAAGCTCCGAGCTTGCCGAAGGCTTCGAGATTTGGGGGCCTGGCGTCCGCTTCGGCGTCACCCCGATCGATAGAGACAACCTATTTTGGTTTCTCGCCATTAGTGGAGCAGAAGGACAACCGATCTCCAAGGGACAGCGCAAGCAAGCAGCCCTTCGTGAGGTCGAAGGTTGGCTGCCCGACGTAGCCAGCGTCATCCATGCGACCGACGAGGACGAGGTGCTCGTTCACGACATCTACGACCGGGATCCGCTTCACCGCTGGAGCGAATGCCGCATCACCTTGCTCGGCGATGCCGCGCATCCGATGCTGCCCAATCTCGGTCAAGGCGGAGCACAAGCGCTGGAGGACGCGCTCGTGCTGACGCATTGCCTCGATCGGCACGGCGCAGGGACACAGCCCACCGCAGCCTTTCGCGAATACGAGCGCATCCGCATCCCGCGCACCACGCGCATTGTTCATGCGTCACGACGCATGGGACGCCTCGTCCAGCTGAAGCACCCGCTTGCTATTGCCGTGCGCAACGCGGTGTTACGCACGGTGCCGTCGGAGCTCCAGCTTCGGCAGCTCGATTGGCTGATCGGGCATGATGTGCTCGACACGTTCGGACCTCCACAGCCGCAGCACTAGAAGTCGGACCGATCGCCTATAGCCATGCCGCGGAGCCATGCTCTTGGGCATGGCTTTTTGTATTGCCACATCGTATCCTCCGCTCACTTCTCCACATTTCCGCGCGTAAACGACTCGTTCAGCAACAAGGCAGCACCACTACCTTGAAGGATAGACCTTGACGCTCATCACGTGGATAACTTCTTGCTCCCCTGACCTCCATTTGTGTATAAACGTATAAACAGCAGCCTGCCTGTGGATAATAAAAATATGCATGTTATGCGCTCTAACCGAGCCTTTTGTCACCGTTTGTCCGCATATCGCTGCGCAATGTCGAACGTCCGCTGTTCATTGATCCGATCTTCGTCGTCCTGACAAATCGCGCATCAATTCGACGATACCGTATTTCGGCAAAAAATGAATCATCCACAGGCCTAAAGTCCTTGTACAAGGCCGTGGATAACAGTTTGCTCACCGCGAAAAATGCAGGCGTGGCCTTCGTTTAGCACTGTTGAGGCTTCACTGACTTGTTGTGCATAAGCCGAGTACGCCCTCTCAATATCCACAATGTTATCCCCAGAGAAAATTGTCGCTTCCCTTAGAAAAATCGGCATCTACAAGGCCATCCACAAAGTTATGCACATTATCCACAGATCAGCTGTGAAAAAGTTATTCGACCGCCGGTCGAACAACTACTCTTGCAAAATGGCTCAACGGCGCGGTTTACGAGCGTTATCCACATTATACACAGAGGCTGTGGACAACTATGTCCACAGCCTCTTGAGTAGCGCAGCATGCGCTTGTATCTGATGTTCACCCTTCACGCAAGCACCGCAGCAGCACTTCGTAACCATTAAGAGCTTCGGGTTATTTTTTCACAATCGGAATCCATACCTCACAGCGGTAATCGTCGGCCCTCGCATCTCCTGGCGGGTACAGCTCGAAATCCGGTCCCTCGGCATGCTCATAGCCCGTCGTAGGGAACCACTCCTGGAAGACGCGTCTCCACAGCTCCTGGATCGCTCCAGGCATCGGACCGACGGACGTGAATACAGCCCATGTCGCTGCTGGAATCTGGATCAGATCGAATTCACTGTCTGACGCTGCTGTATCCGTCTCGACCGCAATCGCATACTTGAAGCCTTCGCCATCCGGCTTCATATCGTAGCAGATTCCGAGTGTATCCCCGGATTTCCCTGCGGCTACAAGGCTCCCGACCGTCCCATCCGCAAGACTATCTTGCCAGAACTTCGGGATCGCCCTCGAATTCTCGCCATCCACAGATGAAGTTTGAATCGATTTCCCTATGACGGTAAAAGCCTCTCTTTGCACAATACGGTAGTCCATTTCCTTGTCTCCCTTCAGTGATAGGTGGAACGAAATGCGAGGGAAGGCCTTCAGCTGAACGCCGGCATGACGCGCCTCCGAAGGGGATATGCCGTGCAGCTTGCGGAACGCCTTGGAGAAGGACTCCGGCGAATCGTAGCCGTACTTCAGCGCGACATCAATCACCTTCGGACCGGACAACGCGAGCTCCTGCGCCGCCAAGGTCAGCCGTCGTTTACGCACATACTCCGCGACAGTCATCCCCGTCAGCATATAAAACATACGCTGAAAGTGATACGTCGAGGAGTGCGCCGCTCTCGCAAGCTCCGCGACATCTAGCGGCTCCTCCATCCTCGCTTCCATCAAGTCGAGCGCCGACATCATCCGGTTCAGCCATTCCATTCGCATAAGCTCCTCTCATCAAATATCGTATCACTGTAAGGCTATACGAGCCTGTCATTGTGTGCGCTCTTGTGACAGGTCTGACTTGTATGAACGAGCACCGTTATGGTAAAGTCTACAGCTTGTGTATACTGCAGTCTACCTAGTATCATCAAGGATCGCATGGTATAATGGGAATAAATGTAATTACCGAGGTGAAGCGCTATGCATGCAGACGATCTACTTGCCATTAAAGGCATGGTCGAGCAGCTGAACGAGGAGGAGCAGAAAGCCTACCTGAGCTTCGTTCTGACGAAGGTGAAGCAGCTGAAGACCGAGCAGACGGAAGACGCGCTAACCGGCCTCATCGAGCTGTACGACATGCTGGAGAAGCTGCCCACTCGGAGAGCATGGTGGGATCCTGTTCCCTCCTGCACCCATGTCCATATCGTAACGGGAGACTCATTCGCAGGCGGGATGAAGCAAGCGCTTCAATCGCTCGACTGGACCCATACCCATAAGGTCATCACGCTCCGCGACCATTACGAGCTCGGTCCGCTCTCCGGCCTCGATTCACCGGAAGGACGTCAGGAGCGGAGCCGCTGGTTCCTGGACCATTATGCCGAGGAATACGGGACTCCTCCTGAGCTCGAAGGCTGGCATCAGGAGCTGCTGGACAAGCTGAAGCGTATCCCGAAGGAGGCAGAGGTGGTGCTGTGGACGTGCGGCAATGCGCAGGAGCAGCTCGGTATGCGGCATGCACTGTACTTGCTCAGCAGCTATAGCCAAGAATCCAGCGTATCCATCCACGACGCGTGCGCGATGTGCGAGGAGCTGTTCAACCGTAGGGACGCCTTTATCCATTACAGGCATTCCGGCGAGATTCCTCCCGACAAGCTGCAGGGGGCCCTTGTACAGGTCGTGGACAGCAACAGCAAGCCTAAGCAGAGCGCCGCTTCCATAGAGCAGCTCGTACAGGAGTGGCAGGAGCTAAGGCGACAAGGCGGCACATTGCGCATCTGGCAGCAGGATGCGATCGTCGAGGTCGACGCCGACTATTATGACGACTACGTGCTAACGAAGCTCGACGACCTGAGGCCGCCCGGCGATGACCGTTTCCTGATGGCAGCCCGTCTGATCGGCGAGGTCATGGGGCATAGCGAGCAGCCGATCCCCGTTGATTACCTCGAATACCGGCTTCGAGAGATGATCTACAGCGGCGCCCTGGAGGTGAGGGGCGTCCCTGCTGGCATGAGAAGGTTCCGTGTTCGCCGCAAGTCCCGATGAGCCGCACTTTTTGCTCCGATTATGCAAAAAAACTCCGCCAACCACGAACGGTCGACGGAGCCTGAAGCTGCCAAGCAGCCTGCTACTCGGTAATAAAGATGTATCGCAGCACAATGAGCACCGCCAGCACCCACATGAGTGGATGCACCTTGTACTTACCCTTCTCCTTCATGTTCGCCACCGCGGCGAGCACGACGTAGCTGACGATACCGAACGAAATACCGTTCGCAATGTTGTACGTGAACGGCATCATCGCCACCGTGAAGAACGCCGGAATGCCGTATACGAGGTCCTGGAAGTCGATCTCGCGAACGGACTGCATCATCAGCACGCCGACGACGATCAGCGCCGCCGCAGTTGCCGGACCTGGAATAAGCGCAACGACTGGCGCGAGGAACAGCGCCAGCAGGAAGCAGACGCCCGTCGTGACTGCCGTCAGACCCGTACGTCCACCCTCCGCAATACCTGCGGAGCTCTCGATGTAGGCCGTCACGGTGCTCGTTCCGACGAGCGCACCGCCGCTGACACCGATCGCGTCGACCATCATCGCCTTGCCGACCTTCTTGTTGCCCTCTTCCTTGTTCTTCATGATGCCTGTCCGGTTCGCCGTACCGACGAGCGTGCCGAACGTATCGAACAGCTCTACGAACGTGAACGTCAGAATGACCGTAATGATGCCCGCATTCAGAATGCCGGCGAAGTCGAAGTGCGCGAACGCAAGCTTGCTCAGATCCGGCACCCAGCTCGTCTGCTCACTGCCGAGCGAAGCCAGATTCACAACAGGCGTACCGTCCGGGTTGCTCATGAACAGGCCGGCAACGGTCGTCAGCAGAATGCCGAACAGAATCGCGCCGCGCACCTTCAGCACCATGAACACGGTGATGAACAGCAGACCGAGCAAGCACAGCTGCACGTTCACATTGTGCATACTGCCCATATGGAAGATCGTCTCGAACGACAGCAGATCCGTGTACTTGCCCTTCGGCACGTCGCTGATCGTCTCTACGGATACGGTCAGGAGGCCGCTATTTTTCAAGCCAATAATAGTAATGAACAAGCCGATACCGACCGTAATCGCATGCTTCAGACTGTCCGGCACCGCGACGAGCAGCGTCTGACGCACCCGGGTCACCGTCAGCAGGACGAAGATCAGACCGGAGATGAAGACAGCGGTCAGTGCCATCTGGTATGTGAAGCTGCCGCCAGAGGCGAGTATCACTGTTGCGAAGTACGCGTTCAGTCCCATACCGGGAGCGAGCGCTACTGGAAAATTAACGAACAAGCCCATCATAATCGTGATTACACCCGCGGCGATCGCCGTCGCGAGGAACACCGCCGTCCAGTCCATCCCGGTTGCCCCCGAGCCGAAGGCGCTGAGAATGTTCGGGTTGACCGCCAATATGTACGCCATCGTCATGAACGTCGTAATACCGGCCATGATCTCCGTGCGGACAGTCGTCCCATGCTCCTTTAATTTAAACAAACGATCCATTCCTCCAAAATCCCCCTCTTAACGAAGTTTGTTTCGGAACAAACACGAAAACCCGGCAACCTGATCGGTCCGGGCTTACAAGAAAAAGCGTTCCGCGCCCAAGGCGAGAAACGATGCATTCTTGTTCGTAGCCAGATCATTTACGGTGACCTCGTAGAAACTCCCGAGCCGATTCCCGGGATTATACGAAACGTTTATTCCATGCTATTGTCTAGTTCATTCTAGTTCCGATTCTTCCAAGTGTCAATAAAAAATACACACAATTCGACAACGTTTGCGGTTGATTGTTCGGGAATTGTGCGCTATGTAAGGCTGTGAAAATCTGTGCGGGAAGCTGTGTGGAACATCCATTCTTAGGTAGTATGTGGCTGGGGTGGGGGGATTATTCTTGGTGGACTAGGGACATCGGTGGGATGAGGGAATGTGTTCAGTTATGTTAGGGAACTACTGAACATAATATAGTTTAAGTATGGGTTTAACTTCGGTTGAAGTTTCAGTTTAACTTTGCTACAATGGGGGCAAGAGGTGATGTTCATGTCTACCAAGCAAGAACGTGAGCTTGTTGTCGAGAAGACCGAGCAGGTGCTGGATCGTACAATTCGGCAAACGGACCCTGAATTTTACCAAGCCCTTCGTAATATGCTTCACGATTATATTGTTGTAACGAACCCGCGCAAGCAAGCCCCTCAGCGTAACGATCTTCAGGCCATCATTCGTGTGATGGCAGAGGCGTTGAATCAAGCGCAGCCTGTGCGAACGTATTCCACTGGTGAACTGGCACGCCTATTCGGTGTGTCTGTTCAAGCGATTCATAAGTGGATTGACGAAGGACGGTTTCTCGGATATACGCGTGAAGGCAAGAATCGACATAACCGTATACCTGAGACGATCGCCTTTGCTATGCGCACCGGGGAATTCATACCGCTCCAAGAAGTCGTCCAGATGTACGAACGACAACAGCAGGAGCAGCAGATAGACCCAAGCTACACCGACCATCGTGATGCTGTGTTGGATGAAATCTCGCGATTGATGAAGAAGCATGGCGGCACATATGAGATGACGTTAAGTACGAAGCCAGATCGTACCGCCGAAGAGGAACGCGATGCTTCCATCTGGCTTGCGCTGCTCGATGAGCTGTGGGAAATGAATGAAGCGAAGTAATCATGACCTGTATGGAACGAATTTCGAGTTCCTCAAGCGATCCTTCCCAGACCTCATTGAATCTATTGAGGATGGATTCTTCGGTGAAGAGCCGAGTAAAGGAGCATTCTCCCGCAAGACGATCAAGTTCGTTGACGGCACTTATATGACTGTGTTCGAACTCATCGATGCCAGAACAGGCAGGAAGAAAAAATATCAATATGATTGGGAATACAAGCGCGGCCACATGTGGAAGTGGCACAATGAGCCCCATGAGCAAAGGAAGCAGCAGACGGTGACCGAGCCCGATCATATGCATCATAAGCCTGCCGGGGTAACGGAGGAGCGTCGATATCCAAACTTTGGTCATCATGATCTATACACCATTATGGAGACTATTCATATGCATATGGAGATAGCTAAGGTGAAGCAGGAGGGCACGTCGGGTTGAAGATATGTTTAACAATTGCATTTAAAAAGGACTCCTTGTATAGGAGTCCTTTCTGTTATATTCCTATTCCCACTCAATCGTCGCCGGTGGCTTGGACGTAATGTCGTACACGATCCGGTTGACGTTGTCGACTTCGTTGACGATACGCACGGAGATCTTCTCCAGCACGTCCCACGGGATACGCGCCCAGTCGGCGGTCATGCCGTCGATGGACGTGACGGCGCGGATGCCGACGGTGTACGAGTACGTACGCGCGTCGCCCATGACGCCGACGCTCTTCATGTTCGGCAGCGCCGTGAAGTATTGCCAGATCTCGCGGTCGAGGCCAGCCTTCGCGATCTCGTCACGCAGGATTGCATCGGACTCGCGCACGATCGTCAGCTTCTCCTCCGTTACTTCGCCGAGCACGCGGATCGCAAGACCCGGACCTGGGAACGGCTGACGCCATACGATAGCCGCTGGCAAGCCGCACTCCTCGCCTACCTTGCGCACCTCGTCCTTGAACAGCGCCTTCAGCGGCTCGACGAGCTTGAACTTCATATCCTCCGGCAGACCGCCGACGTTATGGTGCGACTTGATCGTCTGCGCCGTCGCCGTGCCGCTCTCGACGATGTCGGTGTAGAGCGTGCCTTGGGCGAGGAAGGCGAAGTCGTCGAACTTGGCGGACTCCTCCTCGAAGACGCGGACGAACTCGTTGCCGATAATTTTACGCTTCTGCTCTGGATCGTCGACGCCCTGCAGCTTGCCGAGGAAGCGGTCGCGTGCATCAATCTTAACAACCTTCATATCGAACTTGCCGACGAACGTCTCCATAACGCTCTCCGCCTCGTCCTTACGCAGCAGGCCGTGGTCGATGAACATACATGTCAGCTGGTCGCCGATCGCGCGGTGAATGAGCATCGCCACAACAGACGAATCGACGCCGCCGCTCAGTGCGCACAGCACCTTCTGGTCGCCGACTTCTTCGCGAATTTCGCGAACGGTGTCCTCGATGAACGTCGTCATGCTCCAGTTGCCCTCGCAGCCGCACACGTTATAGAGGAAGTTACGGATCATCTCATTGCCATACACAGAGTGACGCACCTCTGGATGGAACTGCACCGCGAACATCCGCTTCTCCGGGTGGCTCATCGCCGCAACAGGCGCATGCTCCGTGCTCGCATCAACGACGAAGCCCTCTGGCGTCTCCACGACGAGGTCGCTGTGGCTCATCCATACCGTCTGACGCTTCTCGAGGCCGTGCACCAGACTACAGCTGTCCGCGAAGTCGACCTCTGCCTTGCCATACTCGCGCTTCGAGGCGCGTTCGACCTTGCCCTGAAGCTGGTGCGCCATCATTTGCATACCGTAGCAGATGCCGAAGATCGGCACCCCAAGCTCGTACACGCCTGGATCTACGAGCGGCGAGCTCTCGCCATATACGCTGGCTGGGCCGCCCGAGAAGATGATGCCCTTCGGCTGGAGCGCTTTAATTTTTTCAACAGATGTGTTGTACGGCAGCAGCTCACTGTATACGCCAAGATCGCGGATACGACGTGCGATTAGCTGGTTGTATTGCCCGCCGAAGTCGAGCACGACAATAATTTCATTCGGCTTGTCCATGGTTGTTTCGATCCCCCTGCATAGTGCGTTCGTTTTTTCAATGACACCTATTATAGACCTCTGTCTGCTAAAGGGCAATGCCCAATGCGGAAGATGTCGGAATAGGAGGAAATCTCCCCTGTCCCCCTCACGGAAAAAGCGAAAAGGACGCAAGGAATGATGCCATTCCGTACGTCCAAGGGTCGAGTCAGGCGGGTGGCCGAGCGTTAGCCGTCACATCGCTCATGGTGGAGGGTAGAACTCAGCTGCTGCGACTCGCCGCACGGAGCGCCTGCCAGGCATCGCGGAGGGCGTCAATCGTCACGCCGCGCTCCTCGTACGGATCACCGTAGCGCTGCGCCTCCAGCAGCAGGGCGACCTTCGTCAGCGCAATGCGATGCGACTCGCTGCGGCACTCGATGGCGCTCGCGTACTCCCGCAGCGTCTGGTTCGGCGCAGCCGGGCCGTACGTGCGCTGCAGACGGCGCCACAGACGATCGCCGTGGCGGTGCGCTGTCAGTCGGCGCAGACCATTCAAGAGACCGCCGCCAGACAGCATGAGCTGGCTCCACCAGGAAGGAGCCTCGCTCTCGGTCGGTCTGCTTGTTCCTGCCCCCTGCAGCTCGTACATGCGAGCCTTCGCAAGCAGCAGCGCGAACAGCGAGACGAGCACGAGCAGCAGGACGCCCAGTACGGCAAATACGAGGACGCGCCTCGCGTACAGCAGCTCCTTCAGCTCTTGCCAATTTTGCGGCATGGCGCTCCAGAGTTCAGCGACTGCAGACGATGCCGAGCGCGAGACCCGCTCTGCGAGCCGCTGCGCCTCATGCAGCGCCGATGCAATGCGGAACGGCTGATCAGCTTCGGTGGCGGAGGCTCGAGCAGCTGGAGCCGTCGATGCGGCTGTCACCGCAGCCTCCGAGGAGCTGCCCGCTGCGCCTGAGAACC
Above is a genomic segment from Paenibacillus sp. YYML68 containing:
- a CDS encoding DUF1835 domain-containing protein; translation: MHADDLLAIKGMVEQLNEEEQKAYLSFVLTKVKQLKTEQTEDALTGLIELYDMLEKLPTRRAWWDPVPSCTHVHIVTGDSFAGGMKQALQSLDWTHTHKVITLRDHYELGPLSGLDSPEGRQERSRWFLDHYAEEYGTPPELEGWHQELLDKLKRIPKEAEVVLWTCGNAQEQLGMRHALYLLSSYSQESSVSIHDACAMCEELFNRRDAFIHYRHSGEIPPDKLQGALVQVVDSNSKPKQSAASIEQLVQEWQELRRQGGTLRIWQQDAIVEVDADYYDDYVLTKLDDLRPPGDDRFLMAARLIGEVMGHSEQPIPVDYLEYRLREMIYSGALEVRGVPAGMRRFRVRRKSR
- a CDS encoding FAD-dependent monooxygenase; this encodes MPKFVIAGAGIGGLAAALALQQRGWEAVVYEQQPERREAGAGIVLAANAMKALEALGAAEAVRRVGSPVKQGMILTPSGRSITQLPVEAQALRFGSESWMIHRARLHAALHSLLIPGTVQYGKRLTRFLQTPGRVTLYIEGREQPIIADALIGADGIHSLVRETLFGSSPLRYAGFTALRGICTYPAARRSSELAEGFEIWGPGVRFGVTPIDRDNLFWFLAISGAEGQPISKGQRKQAALREVEGWLPDVASVIHATDEDEVLVHDIYDRDPLHRWSECRITLLGDAAHPMLPNLGQGGAQALEDALVLTHCLDRHGAGTQPTAAFREYERIRIPRTTRIVHASRRMGRLVQLKHPLAIAVRNAVLRTVPSELQLRQLDWLIGHDVLDTFGPPQPQH
- a CDS encoding NCS2 family permease is translated as MDRLFKLKEHGTTVRTEIMAGITTFMTMAYILAVNPNILSAFGSGATGMDWTAVFLATAIAAGVITIMMGLFVNFPVALAPGMGLNAYFATVILASGGSFTYQMALTAVFISGLIFVLLTVTRVRQTLLVAVPDSLKHAITVGIGLFITIIGLKNSGLLTVSVETISDVPKGKYTDLLSFETIFHMGSMHNVNVQLCLLGLLFITVFMVLKVRGAILFGILLTTVAGLFMSNPDGTPVVNLASLGSEQTSWVPDLSKLAFAHFDFAGILNAGIITVILTFTFVELFDTFGTLVGTANRTGIMKNKEEGNKKVGKAMMVDAIGVSGGALVGTSTVTAYIESSAGIAEGGRTGLTAVTTGVCFLLALFLAPVVALIPGPATAAALIVVGVLMMQSVREIDFQDLVYGIPAFFTVAMMPFTYNIANGISFGIVSYVVLAAVANMKEKGKYKVHPLMWVLAVLIVLRYIFITE
- the guaA gene encoding glutamine-hydrolyzing GMP synthase → MDKPNEIIVVLDFGGQYNQLIARRIRDLGVYSELLPYNTSVEKIKALQPKGIIFSGGPASVYGESSPLVDPGVYELGVPIFGICYGMQMMAHQLQGKVERASKREYGKAEVDFADSCSLVHGLEKRQTVWMSHSDLVVETPEGFVVDASTEHAPVAAMSHPEKRMFAVQFHPEVRHSVYGNEMIRNFLYNVCGCEGNWSMTTFIEDTVREIREEVGDQKVLCALSGGVDSSVVAMLIHRAIGDQLTCMFIDHGLLRKDEAESVMETFVGKFDMKVVKIDARDRFLGKLQGVDDPEQKRKIIGNEFVRVFEEESAKFDDFAFLAQGTLYTDIVESGTATAQTIKSHHNVGGLPEDMKFKLVEPLKALFKDEVRKVGEECGLPAAIVWRQPFPGPGLAIRVLGEVTEEKLTIVRESDAILRDEIAKAGLDREIWQYFTALPNMKSVGVMGDARTYSYTVGIRAVTSIDGMTADWARIPWDVLEKISVRIVNEVDNVNRIVYDITSKPPATIEWE
- a CDS encoding DUF6516 family protein — its product is MKRSNHDLYGTNFEFLKRSFPDLIESIEDGFFGEEPSKGAFSRKTIKFVDGTYMTVFELIDARTGRKKKYQYDWEYKRGHMWKWHNEPHEQRKQQTVTEPDHMHHKPAGVTEERRYPNFGHHDLYTIMETIHMHMEIAKVKQEGTSG
- a CDS encoding effector binding domain-containing protein, with protein sequence MEWLNRMMSALDLMEARMEEPLDVAELARAAHSSTYHFQRMFYMLTGMTVAEYVRKRRLTLAAQELALSGPKVIDVALKYGYDSPESFSKAFRKLHGISPSEARHAGVQLKAFPRISFHLSLKGDKEMDYRIVQREAFTVIGKSIQTSSVDGENSRAIPKFWQDSLADGTVGSLVAAGKSGDTLGICYDMKPDGEGFKYAIAVETDTAASDSEFDLIQIPAATWAVFTSVGPMPGAIQELWRRVFQEWFPTTGYEHAEGPDFELYPPGDARADDYRCEVWIPIVKK
- a CDS encoding helix-turn-helix domain-containing protein, whose translation is MSTKQERELVVEKTEQVLDRTIRQTDPEFYQALRNMLHDYIVVTNPRKQAPQRNDLQAIIRVMAEALNQAQPVRTYSTGELARLFGVSVQAIHKWIDEGRFLGYTREGKNRHNRIPETIAFAMRTGEFIPLQEVVQMYERQQQEQQIDPSYTDHRDAVLDEISRLMKKHGGTYEMTLSTKPDRTAEEERDASIWLALLDELWEMNEAK